TCTCCGCGGATCATGTTTACCAAAGGGTAAACCTCTTCGTCGATCTGATACCGGTTGCAGCACGCATAGATTTCCTCAACCGCTCCCTTGCAGATGAGCACATGGTCTCCCTCGTAAGCCACAACCACGGACATCCGCCGGCGCTGGAAATCGAAGGGCAGTTCATCCACCAATCGACATTGTCCAGTGTCCAGGTCGGCATATTCCAGAACGGCGCGGTCGATCAGATTGTGCAGACCGGTCTGAAAATGGCTGTTGAGATAGGCGTAATTGAGCACTTCCTCGCTGGGGTGCCCCAAGATGTCGACGTGCTGTTCCAGGACCACCCGGTCTTGTGTGAGTGTTCCGGTTTTATCCGTGCACAAGATATCAATGGCCCCCAAGTTCTGAATGGACGGCAAGCGTTTGACAATGACCTTTTGCTTGGCCATGGTCAGAGCGCCTTTGGCCAAGTTGACGGTGACGATCATGGGCAGCATTTCAGGGGTAAGACCCACGGCGATGGAGGTGCCGAACAAGAGGGCTTGCAGCCAGTTGCCTTTGGTCATGCCCACGATGAAGAACACCGCGCAAACCATGACCAGCATGAACCGGATCATGAGCCAAGTAAAGGACCGCATGCCCCGGTCGAAATCGGTCTCTTCACTCTTTTGCGCCAATCGTTCCGATATTGCTCCGACCAAGGTACGGACGCCGGTATTGATGACGAGGCCCCGGGCGGTGCCGCTGGTAACCGAGCTCCCCCAAAAACAGGCGTTCGGCAGATCCAGGGCCGAAGACGCTTGGAGACCGGCGGTCGCAATTGTCTTTTCCACGGGCATGGATTCTCCAGTCAACGCAGACTCGCTGACGAAGAAATCCTTGGCACTGATCAATCGCAGGTCGGCCGGAACGATGGAACCGGCCCGCAAGAGCACGATGTCGCCAGGAACAACTTCTGATATTCGGATCTCCGATTCCGCGCCATCTCTTAAGACAAATGTGCGGGACTGAACGCGCTTGCCGAGATTCTCCACGGCCTGGCTGGATCGGCGGTCGAGGACATAAGACAAGCCGACGCTTAGTATAATCATCGCGCCAACGATGACAGCGGATTTCATTTCGCCTATGGCTGCCGATACGAGGGCGATTACCAGGAGCTGAACTACCAGGGGGTTTTTGAGGCGGTGGAACATGTCGGCCCAGAATCCAAGGCGCTTTAGATGCGTGAGCTCATTGGGCCCGAATTTGTCCAGACGTTGACCAAGCTCCTTTGTACTCAGGCCCTGAAGCGTTGTCTCTAGCGCACCCACCGCTTCATTGATGGGAGCGGTGCACAGTTCCACCAGACGGCGTTCATGCTCGCTCGACATCGTGGATGGTGTGACGCCATTGCGATTTGAACCGTTGTTGAACTGGACCTTTCTCATGGCGCAACCCTCCTACTTACTCAAAGGGCTTGCGGTTTCTGGCTCGCTGGCAACCAGCCCGGCAGCTCAGAGGAATAGCGTCTTCAGGGCCGGACAAGTTCCCGGTGGCGAGCACGCACAGCTCGAGGACAAGGAGTGGGTTCTTGGTCTTCACGGTTCACCTCCGTTTCGGCCACGAGCAGAGGACGGACGCGACCGGAGGCGAACCGGCGGGCTATGCTCGGAGGCAGCGCCGGCCGTTCACGTCACAAGTCGCGCAGCGCAA
This genomic window from Candidatus Hydrogenedentota bacterium contains:
- the mgtA gene encoding magnesium-translocating P-type ATPase; the encoded protein is MRKVQFNNGSNRNGVTPSTMSSEHERRLVELCTAPINEAVGALETTLQGLSTKELGQRLDKFGPNELTHLKRLGFWADMFHRLKNPLVVQLLVIALVSAAIGEMKSAVIVGAMIILSVGLSYVLDRRSSQAVENLGKRVQSRTFVLRDGAESEIRISEVVPGDIVLLRAGSIVPADLRLISAKDFFVSESALTGESMPVEKTIATAGLQASSALDLPNACFWGSSVTSGTARGLVINTGVRTLVGAISERLAQKSEETDFDRGMRSFTWLMIRFMLVMVCAVFFIVGMTKGNWLQALLFGTSIAVGLTPEMLPMIVTVNLAKGALTMAKQKVIVKRLPSIQNLGAIDILCTDKTGTLTQDRVVLEQHVDILGHPSEEVLNYAYLNSHFQTGLHNLIDRAVLEYADLDTGQCRLVDELPFDFQRRRMSVVVAYEGDHVLICKGAVEEIYACCNRYQIDEEVYPLVNMIRGDLFEEVEKFNRDGFRVLGIAYREFPSDKTTFSTQDESQLILLGYIAFFDSPKATANEALKLLDAVGVKVKVLTGDNGLVTEKVCGDVGLSVVRMVTGAELGALSAEQFSKTVREGNVFVKLSPSQKEEIVKDLRRNGHVVGFMGDGINDAPALKAADVGISVDSAVDVAKEAADIVLLEKSLLVLEEGIMEGRRVFANIIKYIRMGASSNFGNMFSVVGASYLLPFLPMQPVQILTNNLLYDFSQTGIPSDTVDEELVAKPLKWNIGNIKRFMVFIGPISSVFDYAAFALMWFFFHCNAFLDPGATAVQKESLARLFQTGWFVESLLTQTLIVHIIRTRRIPFFGSRASIHMTMTTLIVMAIGAWLPYSPFADDLGMVPLPAVYWAWIALFLAGYSVLTHWVKTWFFNRYGGD